The genomic segment NNNNNNNNNNNNNNNNNNNNNNNNNNNNNNNNNNNNNNNNNNNNNNNNNNNNNNNNNNNNNNNNNNNNNNNNNNNNNNNNNNNNNNNNNNNNNNNNNNNNNNNNNNNNNNNNNNNNNNNNNNNNNNNNNNNNNNNNNNNNNNNNNNNNNNNNNNNNNNNNNNNNNNNNNNNNNNNNNNNNNNNNNNNNNNNNNNNNNNNNNNNNNNNNNNNNNNNNNNNNNNNNNNNNNNNNNNNNNNNNNNNNNNNNNNNNNNNNNNNNNNNNNNNNNNNNNNNNNNNNNNNNNNNNNNNNNNNNNNNNNNNNNNNNNNNNNNNNNNNNNNNNNNNNNNNNNNNNNNNNNNNNNNNNNNNNNNNNNNNNNNNNNNNNNNNNNNNNNNNNNNNNNNNNNNNNNNNNNNNNNNNNNNNNNNNNNNNNNNNNNNNNNNNNNNNNNNNNNNNNNNNNNNNNNNNNNNNNNNNNNNNNNNNNNNNNNNNNNNNNNNNNNNNNNNNNNNNNNNNNNNNNNNNNNNNNNNNNNNNNNNNNNNNNNNNNNNNNNNNNNNNNNNNNNNNNNNNNNNNNNNNNNNNNNNNNNNNNNNNNNNNNNNNNNNNNNNNNNNNNNNNNNNNNNNNNNNNNNNNNNNNNNNNNNNNNNNNNNNNNNNNNNNNNNNNNNNNNNNNNNNNNNNNNNNNNNNNNNNNNNNNNNNNNNNNNNNNNNNNNNNNNNNNNNNNNNNNNNNNNNNNNNNNNNNNNNNNNNNNNNNNNNNNNNNNNNNNNNNNNNNNNNNNNNNNNNNNNNNNNNNNNNNNNNNNNNNNNNNNNNNNNNNNNNNNNNNNNNNNNNNNNNNNNNNNNNNNNNNNNNNNNNNNNNNNNNNNNNNNNNNNNNNNNNNNNNNNNNNNNNNNNNNNNNNNNNNNNNNNNNNNNNNNNNNNNNNNNNNNNNNNNNNNNNNNNNNNNNNNNNNNNNNNNNNNNNNNNNNNNNNNNNNNNNNNNNNNNNNNNNNNNNNNNNNNNNNNNNNNNNNNNNNNNNNNNNNNNNNNNNNNNNNNNNNNNNNNNNNNNNNNNNNNNNNNNNNNNNNNNNNNNNNNNNNNNNNNNNNNNNNNNNNNNNNNNNNNNNNNNNNNNNNNNNNNNNNNNNNNNNNNNNNNNNNNNNNNNNNNNNNNNNNNNNNNNNNNNNNNNNNNNNNNNNNNNNNNNNNNNNNNNNNNNNNNNNNNNNNNNNNNNNNNNNNNNNNNNNNNNNNNNNNNNNNNNNNNNNNNNNNNNNNNNNNNNNNNNNNNNNNNNNNNNNNNNNNNNNNNNNNNNNNNNNNNNNNNNNNNNNNNNNNNNNNNNNNNNNNNNNNNNNNNNNNNNNNNNNNNNNNNNNNNNNNNNNNNNNNNNNNNNNNNNNNNNNNNNNNNNNNNNNNNNNNNNNNNNNNNNNNNNNNNNNNNNNNNNNNNNNNNNNNNNNNNNNNNNNNNNNNNNNNNNNNNNNNNNNNNNNNNNNNNNNNNNNNNNNNNNNNNNNNNNNNNNNNNcattgaattcaaatttaacaccatccattacagtgacccacttgtaacctactgtacagcagagcgacatccacttacccaccttttttattattaggttaataattttaatacattaagttttaacatatgaatttaaacagttaaaaacttataaccGTTACATTTTCATTCTCCCCATCTTTACCCACGGGCCACTTTACTAATAAATACTTACCGAAATCGCATTTTGAGTAACCCATTAGTACGTTCAATCAACGACCTAGTTTTAGAGAACCATTCATTATAACGTCCTTCTGGGGTATTTGGTTCCGGATTATTTAATGGTGTCATCAACCTAAGGTCTCAATGCATACCCAGAATCTCCTAACATGATGattaagacatattttttttaaatttcgttacaattataatattatctttttgattcaattaaataaatcatcactatacctacctaataaataataagaacgcATTCCTTCAGTATTCATTTGTTCCATAATAGTAGAGATAGCACTACGACGCCAAATATAGCTGTCATGAGTACTACCAGGGTACTTGGCATTTACGTTCATTATACGCATATTTGAATCGCATATCTAGTAATATAATCAAAGTATATTTAGAATATAggataacataatttaatatttctaattattttaccaGTTGCACGTTTATGGAATGGTAATTTTTCCTATTCACATATATATGTTCTGGGTAAGGCCCATCAGCTTTGGGGGGTACTATTACAACGTGAGTACAATCAATAATACCAATAACACCCGGGATTCCAAATACATTGGTGAACCTTTTAGTATTTTCACAGACGTGTTACAGATATGATCAGcgattatataaatgtataatataatgttaacttACCCCTGTctaatatgatttaattcatTCAGTGTCGATGGGAATCTTACatacttactaaaaatattaggcATATTCAATGCATCACATACTTCAGCTATGCATTTACTAACTGAAGGTTGACTCAAAGATGATGCTCGATTTTCCCCAATGTCCTGCTGATATGAGCCACTTGCAAAAAATCTTAAAGCCGTTAAAACCTAAATAGTGTaacacatttaacattttacgtaggtatcgattaggctatataatattataatatttgacttaCTTTACGCTCAATACTTATAGCAGATTTTCTAGATGGGGGTTCAAGGTATGGACACAGTTcatctattaatatattgacaagACCTTTTGTAAGTCTGAATTTTTTGACAAACGCTCTTTCAGTCAATACTACAAAATACGATTTGTTAttcataggtagtaggtaataattattaaatattatttaatattatgtcactaggtaaattattaagtgaattttaatttaacgtaCTAGCGAATGGATTCTCAGCCACATGAAACCGAATAGTATCTACATCATCTTGTCTTTCCTCCATAATTTCCAAATTGTTAATAGCTTGAATGTAATTCAAATTAAGGAAATGTtccatttttgaataaattgaaaGTTAAAGGTATAGtttaaagttgtaaaaaaaaaatttcacaataAAAGCAATGATAACAGTAATTAGTATGCCAAAAATCACG from the Acyrthosiphon pisum isolate AL4f chromosome X, pea_aphid_22Mar2018_4r6ur, whole genome shotgun sequence genome contains:
- the LOC103310558 gene encoding putative nuclease HARBI1, with protein sequence MEHFLNLNYIQAINNLEIMEERQDDVDTIRFHVAENPFAILTERAFVKKFRLTKGLVNILIDELCPYLEPPSRKSAISIERKVLTALRFFASGSYQQDIGENRASSLSQPSVSKCIAEVCDALNMPNIFSKYVRFPSTLNELNHIRQGFTNVFGIPGVIGIIDCTHVVIVPPKADGPYPEHIYVNRKNYHSINVQLICDSNMRIMNVNAKYPGSTHDSYIWRRSAISTIMEQMNTEGMRSYYLLGRLMTPLNNPEPNTPEGRYNEWFSKTRSLIERTNGLLKMRFRCLLKHRVLHYHPIKASKIINACVILHNICIENNVPEPVDDIINDVDLGMYYVEENQLNLQQVNPTLLAGRRMQHQIINNYFISNIWAVVSLNFSVARAVFVNFDFLPKDLEK